A window of Hordeum vulgare subsp. vulgare chromosome 5H, MorexV3_pseudomolecules_assembly, whole genome shotgun sequence genomic DNA:
CAGAGCCCCTTGAAGAAGCGCGAGTAGTCGGTCGGCCCGCAGGTCGACGGCGTAAGCGGCGGCGTGCAGCAGTACCGGGGGACGCCCAACTTGACGCAGGCGCTCAGGCAGCCTCCTTCCACCCTCAGCTCCGGCGGGCACTTTGCGTTGATGTCCGCGGCGCAGCTGATCGCGTGGCAGCTGCCGGCAACGGGTCGGAAGCTCATCGGCACGTTGAATCCGTCGACGAGGGAGATGTCGTAGAAGTCGGGGCTGCCGCCCGTCCCCAGCGTGTACTCGGCGAGCGTCGCGGGTGGCTTCCCGCCGGCGGCGCAGGCGAGCACGCCGCCGCAGTCGCCGGTGGCGCACGAACCACGGCCGCTGGCGTCAAAGTTGCAGCCGGTGCGGCCCCAAATCCTGCCGCCCGCCGTGCCCGGGGGGACTTGAATGGCCGCCGCCTGGCCCGGGTCGAGCCTGCTCCCGCCGCCCACCGGGAAGGCGGCTGGCCACACCGTGTAGGGGCACTTGTTGAGAAGGTGGACAGTGATAGCGTCGGTGGCAGCGATTGCGAGgagaagagaaaggatgaagctaAGTGAAGAAGATGCCATGGCCGTCGATccttcttgttttgttttgttacCTATGTACTACTCAACGATGAGGAGAGGACCGGCGATCCAGTTTTCGCGGCTATCAATATGCATGCTCCTGGATGCTAAATATAGGTGCTTTGGGTATCTGTCTACATGGGCAGAGTCATGCATTTTCAATGGCATTAGATGTGCCAGATTTTATCTCTACACACAACATAAATGTCGCAAGGTGCAATATCTTCGAATATATATATACTCCTTTATCATCCTTAATTAATGAGTGAGTACGAGCCTTCAAAATTAGTGTTCCTAATTTTCCCATaacattttttttataaaagCTTGGGAAAAGAAGATAGTACCTAAGCTCTTCcatcctactccctccgtcccaaaataagtgtttcaactttatactagctctagtacaaagttgtattaaGCTTGAGATACTTATTTTAGGACAAAGGGAGTATATTATTGTGTGCAACAAATGTAAGATCTACTCCCTATATGTAAGATCTTCTCATGCATTTTAAATGGCATTTGATGTCGCAGATTATAAACACAAATGTAGCAACATGAAATATCTTCAATATATATACTCATTCATGATCCTAACAAGTGAATACATGCCTTCAAATTTATTGACATTTAAGGAGAGGTTCTCGTCCACTACGAAGACGTCTCTAGTCGTCAATTTTAGGATGCTGTGCCGGCTTCGGAGGTACTCATAAGGAATGGGTGTGTGTGCGCGTTCAATGGGAATAAGTGT
This region includes:
- the LOC123398519 gene encoding protein P21-like, with the protein product MASSSLSFILSLLLAIAATDAITVHLLNKCPYTVWPAAFPVGGGSRLDPGQAAAIQVPPGTAGGRIWGRTGCNFDASGRGSCATGDCGGVLACAAGGKPPATLAEYTLGTGGSPDFYDISLVDGFNVPMSFRPVAGSCHAISCAADINAKCPPELRVEGGCLSACVKLGVPRYCCTPPLTPSTCGPTDYSRFFKGLCPDAYSYAYDDKSSTFTCPVGSDYQLVFCP